ATCGACCAATCCAGAATTTACTCATTATGAATCTGCATTGCTAGAGgccttttcatacattttgacATAGCACCCACAAAATGTAAACTTGCTTATACGTCTATAGAGCAGTGCATGTTGGAAACACAGTCCTGTCCTCCTCAGTGAACTTTACCTCGGCGATGGCCAGTTTCTCCTGGGCCACATATCCAGACACATTTATCATCTCCATACGGTCCCTCAGTGGCTCAGGGATGGTGTCAGTCACATTGGCAGTGCAGATGAAAAGTACCTGGAAAAGACCGGTTTTGATTTTGTGTGAGGTGACTGCCACACTGTCTGCTCACGGATGAATGGGGACTATGTGGACTACACACCTTAGACAAATCAACAGGCACGTCCAGGTAATGGTCAAGGAAGTTTGCATTCTGCTCTGGATCCAAGAGCTCCAGCAATGCAGACGAAGGGTCACCCTGGTAACCGCGACCGATCTTGTCAACCTGAACAAACAGACATGCAGCCCACGGCTCTTCTCAGACTTCATACTTTCATAAGTTATTCCTGCATTGCCCTAATGGGCACTGAAGTACTTTAACCTTAAGCCTTCAACTCCAGTAACACACACGAAGAACCAACCAAATACTTAAGAGCTGTCAACAAACGACAATGACTACTTGAATCGCAATATCCGTGTTAATCTTTGTCTGCCATGTTCATGTTAGACATATTATAACCTAATGTTATTTGCTTGACTTTTCTCAACTTGTCTTCGCTAGTGTGTCTAGTCTTGTCAGAGAAAGGAAATTTCCCTTGTGTCCTACCCTTCTGTGTACCAACAATTACCTCATCAATAAGCACCAGGGGGTTTTCAGTCTTTGTCTTCTTCAGGCACTGAATGATCTTCCCAGGCATTGCACCAACATATGTTCTCCTGCACGtcacaaagaaataaaagcaatacCCCAAATGATTCCTGATAAAATCTGCATTGCACCTCTTTTTGATAGTGCACCCGAACTAATACACACCTGTGGCCCTTTATTTCGGCCACATCCGTCATGCCACCAACGCTGAAGCGGAAGTACTTTCGGTTTAGTGCTTGAGCGATGGAGCGAGCGATGCTGGTCTTTCCAACGCCAGGAGGCCCGTAGAAGCACAGGATCTTGCCCTGAGTGGAGCCTCGCAATTGGCTCACTGCAATGAATTCCTGTGTGAAAAGGAGATGCAGGACATCACTGGACCACTTTATCATTTGGGTATGTTTTcctacaaatatatttttgaactTCTAATACAATATCCCTTAATGAGTTCAAACATAGTGACTTCAATAATAATTCAATCCCGTGTTCCAGTCTGACAGGTACTGACTAAGATCTTGgcttaaagataaacaaaattCACTTTGTTAATTTAATCAAACTGAAGCCATACCAAGCCCAAAACCTGCTCACCAGGATGCGCTTTTTGACATCATCCATCCCATAATGGTCTTCTTCCAGCACCTCCTTTGCCCGGCTCAACTCTAGGTTTTCCTCACTGTTTTTGCCCCATGGCATAGAGGTCAGCCAATCCAGGTAATTCCGCGTCACACTGTTAAAATCCAAGAACCATCATGGaagacagaaggaaaaaaagcaatattaCTAGAAAGTAATATACATTTGGACAGTTTGGTGTAATTAGTGCCTGAAGTGAAATGTGACCCAGTAAAGCTTATAACCTTGAGAACATGAATAAATGACCTGCTTGATCAAATATATTATCTAGTGCACAATACGAAAGCAGACaggaaagaaggggggaggggaaggccACTGACTTGAACTCTGAGGAATGGCTGTCCAGCAGGCTGAGTTTGTTCAGCTCCTCGTTGATGACATCCATGACATGCTGTGGCACCACACCGTCCTTCAGCCGCTCCCGAAACTTCTCCTCAATGGCATCCTTGTCTTCCTTCTCCAGACCCAGTTCCTTTTTGATGATCTTCAGTTGCTCTTGCAGGAGGTACTTCCTGTGGGTCTGCTTGATCTTCTCTTCCACCTGAGGTACACAGGGATAACATAACATGAGGACCAACCAACAAACAGTTGCCTTTCATTGATCCATCACAAACAACCCAGTAAAAAGGGGCATTACCAAACCTTGAAGATATCCACTGAGGCTCACTGAGGAAAAATCAGAAGCAGCGACAATCTGCACATACCTCTCTGCCCAGGCGTTGTTGTAGTTTACTAAGCTCATACTCCTTCTTCAATAGAGACAGAGCCTTATACAGCCGCTTGGGAATCTACAGTGCGGGAGGGAGAATATTCAGACTGTGACTCGTAAGGCTGgctttacatggtgaaactttCGTGCAACAAGTTGCATATAAAAAAGTTGCATAAAACTGAAATCGCATGCAATTTGACAGTTACACAATACgattcaaaaataattaataaataaagtctCATGCAATATAAACATTCCACactgtgttgtcattttgtatcATTTTGATGCCTCATTCACCAGAACAGtgaggggttaggtgtcttgctcagggacactatgacacgcccagggcggggatcgaaccggcaaccctccgactgccagacaaccgctcttacctcctgagctatgtcgcccccctatataaatgcagtccatttaccattctatTACTTGTATGAACTTCTGAGTTGTTTATGGCTGCACTGGAAAACCAGAAGAGGGCTATTTATGCAATTTCGCCTGTTGATTTACAACAAGATGGTGACTACGTACAGTCCAAAACAATTAAGTGTGTGAGGGTTAATGATTGCTTGCTCAAAAGAGACCAGCGGTTCATTTCACACTTTATTCTTTTGTAGCTTCTGTCCATTCCTTTTTTCAACGATTTCAGTGTAAACGTCTGTCGGCTCTGGGTCGGCTCTCTGTGACAAGCTTTGATGCAATACgttttctgtatttatatatttggctGTTGCATAAAACTAGCGTCACAGAGTTGAAATGTTTGCAACTTGTTGTAAACAAGCTTAAAGTGAGTTGGAGGGGGCAAGTCAAGTCACAATACAAGTCAAATGCAGCAAAAGTTTCAAGGGACGAAAGCTGTACAAAAATTGCACCGTGTAAAGCCGGCCATGCATACAGTGCTTACATGCCATTACTTCCTTGCCTTTGTTATTCTTCGATGTGGGGAAAAACAGATATTTCATAGTTTAAAAAGTTTAACAGTCATAAGGGTACCCCCCTGGCTCACTTACATTAGTCTCTTCCAGAACGTCCTGCAGTTCATGCGATTCTGCTCCAGTCAATGCAGCTCCCATGTCACTCAGGTAGATGGGATTATCTACTACCCTCTGTCCAGCCTGCATCATCTGAAGAACTGACTCTCTGGGAACATGCAAATTACATAAGTTACATAAGGCTTAGGATGTACAACTTAGATTCTTACTGTTCAtgcatactgtatttatttacttatttatttaagttcAAGTACAGAATAGAACTTGAATTCATTTATCAAAAATAGTACCTGTAAAGTGGATTAAGGGCAATGATGTCACGAATGGTCTTGACAATTTCTGCAGTCAGAGCCTTGGGAGATAAGCAAAGCCAAATATTATTTGGTTAACCTTCACTATACAGAAAGTAAAAAGGAAAGTCAAAATCAGAGTCTATTTATTTGCTGAAGTGAAATTTAGGTACCATCCCTGTATGAGTTATTACATATTGGAGGAGTTACTTCAGAATAAAACAGAAccataaaattataattgggACTCGTATGATTGAACGGCAGGCAATACCTTGACCTCTTCTGTAACCTGGAAGTCCTCATGCTGCACATTATCTACTTCCACCATGAGTATCTCAGGAGATGTGGGGGGCACAGTCACAGCTTCAATCacaagctccgcctcctgcacACGCTCCTCCATGGTATCAGTCAGTGACGAGCCCTCCTTACGTCGTTTTGGCTTGCGGCGTGGAGCCTTGGACTGCTCGGCCTCCAGCGGGGTCCCAGAGGGGGGTTCGTCAAGGTCAACCGCGAGTTGCCTGGTGATGCTGATtctaagaaaaacaaaacagagttAAAGACAGCTCCACTAAGAAATTTAAAATAGATAAGACAATGACACCCCATTCCTAAACTAGCTCCAGTCCCAGCATCATCCTTAATCCCAAGTAAAAAACGTCAACAAATGGAATTGTGGATGCATTACTCCACAATTAAATTGATGGTTCATCCTTTTTTTGCTATCTTGCCTGCTCCAAAACACCAATTGTGCATTAATTGTTTCCAGAATTTTGTGCCCTTAAATTTGAGCCCTTTGTATTTACAAACGTGTATCTTTTATGGACATAAATAAGAGACCTGTCTCTACTTCGTCATGGGCAAAGCATAATCTGCATTGTGTTCAGGCATGACAAGTTGCTAAAAATTTCCCCATAAAGCAGATGTTGACACAAAATAAAGTATGTTGTAATATTAAAGTTAAATATACGTGTGTTCAAACTTGCAGTGCTACTTATACATGTGTACTACTAAGATACAGTATGAACTGTACCCCTCCAGTCCATCTCAAAGTATCTACCTGCGGTGACCCATGACAATCATCCGAAGTTTATCACCCAAGTCCTGCATCTCATGGATCTGCACAAAGGTACCAGTGGTGTAGATATCATCCAGGCTTTCCACCACGTCGGACTCGTTACTGAACAAGAGAGAAGGAATAGGAGATGTGATGGTAAAATTAATCAACCTGAACAAAGCAAGTTACTAATAGACGAATGAATGCATAATATCCTTACGCATCGTCCCTCTTCAGGAATACTCCTGCGTAGGGCTGGGCTAGACGGACTTTCCTTCTGAGTAGGTCCACCAGTTGCTTATTCTTCACCTGATATAATTGCAAC
This is a stretch of genomic DNA from Anguilla rostrata isolate EN2019 chromosome 4, ASM1855537v3, whole genome shotgun sequence. It encodes these proteins:
- the lonp1 gene encoding lon protease homolog, mitochondrial, coding for MATCTRMLGAWRQGYRDGAGTLFRNKPWALNTGTRHFLRSDVFVTSEQLAAKRLYSTHGASSKPSIGRGRFGNSIASLTGARRFAYPSKWYKVLSVWAGETDIGCRNLINSNQRRYLFGNRGSGGSSFPGEDGEGSSGSGGEEAGDGGDGGAAYAPPQMTALTPMLVPEVFPNVPLIAVSRNPVFPRFIKIIEVKNKQLVDLLRRKVRLAQPYAGVFLKRDDANESDVVESLDDIYTTGTFVQIHEMQDLGDKLRMIVMGHRRISITRQLAVDLDEPPSGTPLEAEQSKAPRRKPKRRKEGSSLTDTMEERVQEAELVIEAVTVPPTSPEILMVEVDNVQHEDFQVTEEVKALTAEIVKTIRDIIALNPLYRESVLQMMQAGQRVVDNPIYLSDMGAALTGAESHELQDVLEETNIPKRLYKALSLLKKEYELSKLQQRLGREVEEKIKQTHRKYLLQEQLKIIKKELGLEKEDKDAIEEKFRERLKDGVVPQHVMDVINEELNKLSLLDSHSSEFNVTRNYLDWLTSMPWGKNSEENLELSRAKEVLEEDHYGMDDVKKRILEFIAVSQLRGSTQGKILCFYGPPGVGKTSIARSIAQALNRKYFRFSVGGMTDVAEIKGHRRTYVGAMPGKIIQCLKKTKTENPLVLIDEVDKIGRGYQGDPSSALLELLDPEQNANFLDHYLDVPVDLSKVLFICTANVTDTIPEPLRDRMEMINVSGYVAQEKLAIAERYLVPQLRILCGLDEQKTSISSEALNVLIRQYCRESGVRNLQKQVEKVFRKAAFRIVNGEESSVQVTVNNLQDYVGKPIFTVDRMYDVTPPGVVMGLAWTAMGGSTLFIETSLRRPREMRDKDGPREGSLELTGQLGDVMKESAKIAYTFARAFFMKEQPDNDFLVASHVHLHVPEGATPKDGPSAGCTIVTALLSLATDTPARQNVAMTGEVSLTGKILPVGGIKEKTIAAKRAGVTCMILPSENKKDFSDLPDFITEGLEVHFVEQYHQIYNIVFPRQ